GTCGCCTTCGCCGACGACGACTCGTGGTGGGCACCCGGCTCCCTCGCGGCCGCCGAGCGGGTCTTCGACGACCACCCGGGAATCGGCCTGCTCGCCGCCTCCATCGCCGTGGGCGCCGAGGAGCGGCCCGACCCGATCAACGCGGTGCTCGCGGAGTCCTCGCTGGGTCGCTCGGCCACCGGGGCGGGGACGAGGCTGCTGGGCTTCGTCGCGTGCGCCGCCGTCGTGCGCCGGCAGGCCTTCCTCGCCGTCGGCGGCTTCGACCCGGTGGTCCGCTTCCCCGGCGAGGAGGAGCGCCTGGCCCTGGACCTGGCGGACGCCGGCTGGGAGCTCGTGCACGCGACCGGGCTGTGGGTGCACCACCACCCCTCCCCGCAGCGCGAGCCCGGCGAGACCCGACAACGGGAGCTGGTGCGCAGCGGGCTGCTGACCACGCTGCTGCGCCGGGACTGGGACGACGTCGGGCAGCGCGTGCGCTCGGCCTGGGCGTCCGGGCCGCGCGGCCGACGCGCCCTGGCCGGCGCCCTGCCCCGGGTCCCGGCGGCGCTGGCCGCCCGCAGGGTCGTCTCCGAGCGGCTGCAGCGCGACCTCGACCGGCTCCGGGGCGAGACCGTGGTGGACGTCCCGGCCGGCGCGCCGGGGGCGACGGCGGACGACCGGGTCTCGGTCGTGATGATCACCCACGACCGCCGGCCCGAGGCACTGCGCGCGATCGAGCGCGTGCTGGCCCTGCCCGAGCGCCCGGCGCTCTACGTGGTGGACAACGGCTCCACCGACGGCACGGCCCAGGCGGTCCGGGAACGGTTCGGCGCCGAGCCACGGCTCACCCTCGTGACCAGCCGCCGCAACCTCGGCGCGGTGGGGCGCAACGTGGGCGTGGACCTGGTGCCGACCGAGTTCGTGGCCTTCTGCGACGACGACACGTGGTGGGAGCCGGGCGCCCTGCGGGCGGCCGTGGACGCCCTGTCCGCCCATCCCCGCCTCGGCGTGGTGACGGCCCGGATCCTCGTGGAGCCGGGCGCCCGGGAGGACCCGATCAACGACGAGCTGCTGCACTCCCCCGTGCGGGGCCCGGACTGGTTGCCGGGTCCGGCCCTCGGCAGCTTCCTGGCCGGGGCCTCCGTGCTGCGCACCGAGGCCTTCCGCGAGGTCGGCGGGTTCAGCCGCCGGCTGTGGCTCGGCGGCGAGGAGGAGCTGATGGCCGCCGACCTCGCGGCGGCGGGCTGGGAGCTGTGCCACCTGCCGGACGTGGTGGTCCACCACCAGGCCTCGACGTCCCGGGACCCCCACCTGCGCCGCCGCCACGGGCTGCGCAACACCCTGTGGTTCACGTGGCTGCGCCGGCCACTGCCCACGGCCCTGCGCCGCAGCTGGCACGTGCTCTCGGGCGCCCCGCACGACCGGGTCACCGCCGCGGCCGTCGGGGACGCCCTGCGCGGCGCCGCCTGGGTCGCCCGGGAACGGCGCGTGCTGCCGGAGCACGTGGAGGAGCGCTTCCTCGCCCTCGAGGAGTCCCAGCGCACGAGCGCCGCCCGCCAGTACGTCAGCTGACGCACCCGCGGGCGGCGCCCGGGCCCCCTGCGCACGGCGCCGGGGCCGGCGGCCCGGCGTCCCGGCGGCTCAGCCCAGGCCGGGGCCGACGAGGTCCTCGCGCTCCACGGCGGTGCGGAACCACTCCACCGTCCGGGCCAGTCCCTCGGTCCACGGCACCTCGGGCTGCCAGCCCAGGGCCGCGCGGGCCTGCGCGGTGTCCGGCTGGCGCACGGTGGGGTCGTCCACCGGCCGGTCGATGAACTCGATGGGCGCGTCCGAGCCCGTGGCCGCCAGCACGTCCCGGGCGATCTGCAGGACGGAGAGCTCGTGCGGGTTCCCGATGTTCATCGGCCCCGTCTCGTCGCTCCAGGCCAGTGCGAGGATGCCCCGCACGAGGTCCGAGACGAAGCACACGGAGCGGGTCTGGCTGCCGTCCCCCGTGACCGTCAGCGGCTCCCCCGCCAGTGCCTGGCGGATGAAGGTCGGGATGGCCCGGCCGTCGCGCGGGCGCATCCGCGGCCCGTAGGTGTTGAAGATGCGCACGATCGCGGTGTCCACCTCGTGCTGGCCGCGGTAGG
This genomic window from Citricoccus sp. SGAir0253 contains:
- a CDS encoding glycosyltransferase family 2 protein produces the protein MATTTQDTTPDTTPPAGPGRDPGRPGRTTVVIATRNRREELLANLGRHEAPVIVVDNASTDGTAEAVEAAHPEVRVVRLRRNRGAVARTVGARLADTEFVAFADDDSWWAPGSLAAAERVFDDHPGIGLLAASIAVGAEERPDPINAVLAESSLGRSATGAGTRLLGFVACAAVVRRQAFLAVGGFDPVVRFPGEEERLALDLADAGWELVHATGLWVHHHPSPQREPGETRQRELVRSGLLTTLLRRDWDDVGQRVRSAWASGPRGRRALAGALPRVPAALAARRVVSERLQRDLDRLRGETVVDVPAGAPGATADDRVSVVMITHDRRPEALRAIERVLALPERPALYVVDNGSTDGTAQAVRERFGAEPRLTLVTSRRNLGAVGRNVGVDLVPTEFVAFCDDDTWWEPGALRAAVDALSAHPRLGVVTARILVEPGAREDPINDELLHSPVRGPDWLPGPALGSFLAGASVLRTEAFREVGGFSRRLWLGGEEELMAADLAAAGWELCHLPDVVVHHQASTSRDPHLRRRHGLRNTLWFTWLRRPLPTALRRSWHVLSGAPHDRVTAAAVGDALRGAAWVARERRVLPEHVEERFLALEESQRTSAARQYVS